The DNA segment AAGGGCCTGTACCGCAAAGGGCCTGCTCAGCGGGAGTTCTCTGGTCTGGGGAATTGCCTCACCAAGATCTGGAAGTCAGATGGTGCCAAGGGCCTGTACCAGGGCTTCAACGTCTCCGTCCAAGGCATCATCATTTACAGAGCGGCCTACTTTGGTGTCTATGACACCGCCAAGGGTATGATGCCCGATCCCAAGAATGTGCACATCATGGTGAGCTGGATGATCGCCCAGAGTGTGACGGCTGTTGCCGGTCTCGCGTCCTATCCATTTGACACTGTCAGACGTCGTATGATGATGCAGTCTGGAAGGAAAGGAGCTGATATCATGTACAC comes from the Ailuropoda melanoleuca isolate Jingjing unplaced genomic scaffold, ASM200744v2 unplaced-scaffold45439, whole genome shotgun sequence genome and includes:
- the LOC117799226 gene encoding ADP/ATP translocase 1-like, whose protein sequence is GLYRKGPAQREFSGLGNCLTKIWKSDGAKGLYQGFNVSVQGIIIYRAAYFGVYDTAKGMMPDPKNVHIMVSWMIAQSVTAVAGLASYPFDTVRRRMMMQSGRKGADIMYTGTIDCWKKIAKEEGGKAFFKGAWSNVLRGMGGAFVLVLYDEIKKYT